One window of Oncorhynchus masou masou isolate Uvic2021 chromosome 33, UVic_Omas_1.1, whole genome shotgun sequence genomic DNA carries:
- the usp11 gene encoding ubiquitin carboxyl-terminal hydrolase 11, with protein sequence MATTTSAAVTEPPGLETQRKEIESLLQEHELRAGDTWYLVERRWYEQWKEYVETGDQNSSSFPGQIDNTELFEELDSYHLKERLVENEDFVLIPAEAWQKLLAWYGMVEVQPALERKVVDLPSLVKVEVYPVEIFLCLHSNMENVVTAQFSRADHIHTIQKVMMKQFDVVEGAETRLWMKSSDTSCERLRNVHVRVLDSCLSSGMTVIMEMRNADGTWPSSRPQIMRNSVEEQDSYRGQPGVCGLTNLGNTCFMNSALQCLSNTPPLTEYFLRNAYLEELNFTNPLGMKGEIAEAYADVIKQMWSGRHYSVVPRIFKTKVGHFASQFLGYQQHDSQELLSFLLDGLHEDLNRVKNKEYIELRDAAGRPDQEVAEEAWRNHRRRNNSAIVDTFHGLFKSTLVCPECRKVSVTFDPFCYLSVPLPVSKDRVMEVFFVSLDPVAKPVQHRLVVPKAGKVFDLCSVLSEMTKIPANQMVVADVFNHRFYKLYHADESLSCILDRDDIFVYELNRGSVEEEGDEVVLALYLRERSHYRDYGSGSSSYGTSLFGHPLLMTVPRGQCSRDALYHLFLQRLARYVRPPDPSEEEDEEEGEDDDDDEEEELYKTQTNGVSYDDGEDDCERPEPSKRDHCCDGVGQGPAVTQTQPDQTQESGGEAQADEGTSSEVRAGCSTEDSASASCSASAPCSAGASGGAGASGGAGASGGAGASGGAGASGGASVDASATGPTDSQQGAGHQQQPCEEEEERGEGPPCLPQANERQAKRKGCEARRRKLLFSIQAVNSNGTTERGMGQDGSAFSFSSQPYVAMDWDPDMKKKYYNENEAEKYVKHQSMEVPHQQTTVQLQECIELFTTVETLEEENPWYCPMCKKHQLATKKLDLWSLPEVLIIHLKRFSYTKYSREKLDIIVDFPLRHLDFSGCLLRKTGANGEPPSRYDLIAVSNHYGGLRDGHYTSYARNKDNGQWYYFDDSKVTYAREEQIVTNAAYLLFYHRQDKIRQPTLPAPLDSSSPTQPANDVTSPKHDGMEGATPCVNMETD encoded by the exons ATGGCTACTACTACTTCAGCTGCGGTTACAGAACCTCCTGGATTAGAGACTCAACGCAAAGAAATCGAGTCTTTACTTCAGGAACATGAACTCCGTGCAGGGGATACTTG GTACCTGGTGGAGAGGCGATGGTATGAGCAGTGGAAGGAGTATGTGGAAACAGGAGACCAGAACTCCTCTTCTTTTCCTGGACAGATTGACAACACAGAGCTGTTTGAGG AACTGGATTCATACCACCTGAAGGAGCGTCTGGTGGAGAATGAGGACTTTGTGTTGATCCCTGCTGAAGCATGGCAGAAGCTTCTGGCCTGGTATGGCATGGTAGAGGTCCAGCCTGCCCTGGAGAGAAAG GTGGTGGATCTGCCCAGCCTAGTCAAGGTTGAGGTCTACCCTGTGGAAATCTTCTTGTGCCTCCATAGCAACATGGAAAATGTTGTGACGGCACAGTTTAGCCGTGCTGATCACATCC ATACGATTCAGAAGGTGATGATGAAGCAGTTTGATGTGGTGGAGGGGGCAGAGACCCGGCTGTGGATGAAGAGCTCAGACACCAGCTGTGAGAGGCTGAGGAATGTCCACGTCAGAGTCCTCGACTCCTGCCTCAGCTCTGGCATG ACGGTGATCATGGAGATGAGGAATGCAGATGGTACCTGGCCCAGCTCCAGACCGCAGATCAT GAGGAACTCTGTGGAGGAGCAGGACTCTTACCGGGGCCAGCCAGGAGTCTGTGGCCTCACCAATCTGGGAAACACATGTTTCATGAACTCTGCACTGCAG tgtctcagtAACACTCCTCCACTGACGGAGTACTTCCTGAGGAATGCCTATCTGGAGGAGCTCAACTTCACCAACCCCCTGGGCATGAAGGGGGAGATCGCAGAGGCCTACGCTGATGTCATCAAACAGATGTGGTCGGGGAGGCACTACTCTGTGGTTCCCAGGATCTTCAAG ACCAAGGTTGGTCACTTTGCCTCCCAGTTTCTGGGCTACCAGCAGCATGACTCCCAGGAGCTGCTCTCCTTCCTGCTGGACGGGCTTCATGAGGATCTCAATCGGGTCAAGAACAAGGAGTACATCGAGCTGAGGGATGCCGCTGGCAGGCCTGACCAG GAAGTGGCAGAGGAGGCATGGCGTAACCACCGGAGACGAAACAACTCCGCGATTGTTGACACCTTCCACGGCTTGTTCAAGTCCACCCTGGTTTGCCCCGAGTGCCGCAAAGTGTCTGTCACCTTTGACCCCTTCTGCTACCTGAGCGTGCCCCTGCCTGTTAGCAAGGACCGGGTTATGGAAGTATTCTTCGTCTCTCTGGATCCTGTGGCCAAACCTGTTCAG CATCGCTTGGTTGTACCCAAAGCTGGCAAAGTGTTTGACCTGTGCTCCGTTCTCTCGGAAATGACCAAAATCCCAGCCAATCAA ATGGTTGTGGCCGACGTGTTCAACCATCGCTTTTATAAGCTGTACCATGCTGATGAGTCTCTAAGCTGCATCCTGGACCGGGATGACATATTTGT ATATGAGCTGAACAGAGGctctgtggaggaggagggggatgaggtgGTGCTGGCTCTGTACCTGAGGGAGCGCTCCCACTACAGGGACTACGGCTCGGGGAGCAGCAGCTACGGGACGTCCCTGTTCGGACACCCACTGCTCATGACCGTGCCTCGAGGCCAGTGCAGCCGTGACGCCCTCTATCACCTCTTCCTGCAGCGGCTAGC GCGGTATGTCCGACCACCAGATCCctcagaggaggaggatgaggaggagggtgaagatgatgatgacgatgaggaGGAAGAATTGTACAAGACCCAGACCAATGGTGTCAGCTACG ATGACGGCGAGGATGACTGTGAGAGGCCAGAACCCTCCAAGAGGGATCACTGTTGTGATGGTGTCGGCCAAGGGCCTGCTGTGACCCAGACTCAGCCAGACCAGACCCAGGAGTCTGGAGGAGAGGCACAAGCTGACGAGGGGACCAGCAGTGAGGTCAGGGCAGGGTGCAGCACAGAGGACAGTGCCTCGGCATCCTGCAGTGCCTCGGCACCCTGCAGTGCTGGAGCCAGTGGTGGTGCTGGAGCCAGTGGTGGTGCTGGAGCCAGTGGTGGTGCTGGAGCCAGTGGTGGTGCTGGAGCCAGTGGTGGTGCTAGTGTTGATGCCAGTGCTACAGGCCCAACAGACAGCCAGCAGGGTGCAGGCCACCAGCAGCAGCcatgtgaggaggaggaggagaggggtgagggccCCCCCTGCCTGCCACAGGCCAACGAGAGGCAGGCAAAGAGAAAGGGCTGCGAGGCCAGACGGAGGAAGCTGCTCTTCTCCATCCAGGCGGTCAATTCCAATGGCACCACAGAGAGAGGCATGGGACAGGACGGCAGTGCCTTCTCTTTTAGCT CTCAACCATATGTAGCCATGGACTGGGATCCTGACATGAAGAAGAAATACTACAACGAGAATGAGGCAGAG AAGTATGTGAAACACCAAAGCATGGAGGTTCCTCACCAGCAGACCACAGTGCAGCTGCAGGAGTGCATTGAGCTCTTCACCACTGTGGAGACCCTGGAGGAAGAAAACCCTTG GTACTGCCCAATGTGTAAGAAACACCAACTGGCCACTAAGAAACTGGACCTGTGGTCACTGCCGGAGGTTCTCATCATCCACCTGAAGCGCTTCTCTTACACCAAGTACTCCAGGGAGAAGCTGGACATCATCGTTGACTTCCCTCTCAG ACACCTCGACTTTTCAGGTTGTCTGCTGAGGAAGACCGGTGCAAACGGAGAGCCGCCCAGCCGATATGATCTGATCGCAGTATCCAACCACTACGGCGGACTCAGAGATGGACATT ACACCAGTTATGCCCGGAACAAAGACAACGGACAATGGTATTACTTTGATGACAGCAAGGTGACATATGCAAGGGAGGAACAAATTGTG ACCAATGCTGCCTACCTCCTGTTCTACCACCGACAAGATAAGATTCGCCAGCCCACCTTACCCGCCCCCTTGGACAGCTCCTCTCCCACCCAGCCTGCTAATGATGTCACTTCCCCCAAAcatgatgggatggagggagccACTCCCTGTGTCAACATGGAAACAGACTGA